One window from the genome of Daphnia pulex isolate KAP4 chromosome 9, ASM2113471v1 encodes:
- the LOC124201613 gene encoding protein TEX261-like: MWFLFVLAIISSIILILCVTLAIAAGLYFLAELVEEYTSITSKIIRYMIWANLVIQFGLGIFESFPISLLLCNVIHQLCNLSILKTFPYFILTSPSFILGLASLGLNHYWAFAFFGTKYFPFLEVLAYFTISLWMIPFLFFVSLSANEYVLPTTSERGPLINNEDDLVSHYFSSNKKKYGLLYFFNYIKDLSWISPQKQF, encoded by the exons AtgtggtttttgtttgtcttggCGATTATTTCATCTATAATATTGATTTTGTGCGTGACCCTTGCAATTG CTGCTGGGTTATACTTTCTAGCTGAATTGGTCGAGGAATATACCAGTATTACAAGCAAAATTATTCGTTACATGATATGG GCAAATCTTGTTATTCAATTTGGACTTGGAATATTTGAGTCATTCCCAATTAGCCTTTTACTTTGTAATGTCATTCATCAACTGTGTAATTTGTCAATTTTGAAGACATTTCCTTACTTTATTTTAACATCACCATCATTCATCCTCGGTCTAG CTTCTCTTGGACTGAACCACTATTGGGCTTTTGCGTTTTTTGGGACAAAGTATTTCCCCTTTCTAGAG GTGTTGGCTTACTTTACCATCTCACTATGGATgatcccatttttattctttgtaaGCCTTTCTGCCAATGAGTATGTTCTCCCGACAACATCAGAAAGAGGACCACTCATCA ATAATGAAGATGACCTGGTCTCACACTATTTTTCAAgtaacaagaagaaatatgggctgttatattttttcaactacaTCAAAGACTTATCATGGATCTCCCCGCAAAAGCAATTTTAA